The following proteins come from a genomic window of Halococcus saccharolyticus DSM 5350:
- a CDS encoding archaea-specific SMC-related protein translates to MSQSRAIEDHAELSVENVGGIDATEITFSPGVTSLTGRNATNRTSLLQALMATLGSERVSLKGDADHGEVELTLGDDTYTRTLERRNGTVVFDGDPYLEDTEAAELFAFLLESNEARQAVARDDDLREVIMRPVDTAAINAEIEQLEAEKRDLDDELDRLESLDSRLPELEAEKTRLEDRIEDKRTELDAKESEIEDADQTVDDTREQKNAFEDALDELQEVRSELEDVRYRIDTERESIQALEDERDELETTMTELPETPAGDLDELETEIDRLRDHKQSLESTINQLQRILQFNEELLEGDNPELQAALQNRSDDGEALTDQLVEDTTVCWTCGSEVERDAIDDTLDGLRELRSEHSSKRNEIDAELDELTDRRDALRGDRDQRERVDRKLDEIDREISQREATLDDLTDERSTLEDTIDEREAAVEELEGQEQSELLDHHKEANQLEFELGRLESDLEDVREEIASVEEDLDERDRLTDRREELQTELADLRTRIEQLEAEAVEEFNDHMETILGVLDYANIERIWIERTEQTVREGRRKVERGVFDLHVIRSTNEGTTYEDSIGHLSESEREVTGLVFALAGYLVHDLHESLPFIVIDSLEALDSDRIAALVEYFGEYATYLVVALLPEDAAALSDEYQRVTDI, encoded by the coding sequence ATGAGTCAATCACGAGCTATCGAAGATCACGCTGAGCTATCCGTCGAGAACGTCGGCGGAATCGACGCCACCGAAATCACGTTCTCGCCGGGCGTGACGTCGCTCACCGGTCGAAACGCCACCAACCGCACTTCACTATTGCAGGCGTTGATGGCGACACTCGGGAGCGAACGCGTTTCGCTCAAGGGTGACGCCGACCACGGCGAGGTCGAGCTCACCCTCGGCGACGACACGTACACTCGGACGCTCGAACGTCGCAATGGTACAGTGGTCTTCGACGGTGACCCCTATCTCGAGGACACTGAGGCTGCCGAACTGTTCGCGTTTCTGCTCGAATCCAACGAGGCCCGTCAGGCGGTTGCGCGCGATGACGACCTCCGTGAGGTCATCATGCGGCCCGTGGACACTGCCGCGATCAACGCTGAGATCGAGCAGTTGGAGGCCGAGAAACGCGACCTCGACGACGAACTCGACAGGTTGGAGTCGCTCGACTCGCGCCTTCCCGAGCTCGAAGCCGAGAAAACCCGTCTCGAAGACCGTATCGAGGACAAACGCACCGAACTCGACGCGAAGGAATCCGAGATCGAAGACGCCGACCAGACCGTCGACGACACCAGAGAACAGAAAAACGCCTTCGAGGATGCTCTCGACGAGCTCCAGGAAGTGCGCTCGGAGCTGGAGGACGTTCGCTATCGGATCGACACCGAGCGCGAAAGCATTCAGGCGCTCGAAGACGAACGCGACGAGCTCGAAACAACGATGACCGAACTACCCGAGACGCCCGCGGGCGACCTCGACGAGCTCGAAACCGAAATCGATCGGCTCCGCGATCACAAGCAGTCGCTGGAATCGACGATCAATCAGCTCCAGCGCATCCTCCAGTTCAACGAAGAGCTTCTCGAAGGCGATAACCCCGAACTCCAGGCCGCACTCCAGAACCGCTCCGACGACGGTGAGGCGCTCACCGACCAGCTAGTCGAGGATACCACGGTGTGTTGGACCTGCGGAAGCGAGGTCGAGCGCGACGCGATCGACGACACGCTCGACGGCCTCCGCGAACTCCGGAGCGAGCACTCCTCGAAGCGCAACGAGATCGACGCCGAACTCGACGAGCTGACCGATCGACGCGACGCTCTTCGGGGCGATCGTGACCAGCGCGAGCGCGTCGACCGCAAACTCGACGAGATCGATCGCGAAATCTCCCAGCGCGAGGCCACTCTCGACGACCTCACCGACGAGCGCAGCACGCTGGAAGACACGATCGACGAGCGCGAGGCGGCAGTCGAAGAGTTGGAGGGCCAGGAGCAGAGCGAACTGCTCGACCACCACAAGGAGGCCAATCAGCTCGAGTTCGAACTCGGTCGGCTCGAAAGCGACTTGGAGGACGTTCGTGAGGAGATCGCGAGCGTGGAAGAAGACCTCGACGAACGCGATCGGTTGACTGACCGGCGCGAGGAACTCCAGACCGAACTGGCGGACCTGCGTACCCGGATCGAACAGCTGGAGGCCGAGGCTGTCGAGGAGTTCAACGACCACATGGAGACCATCCTCGGCGTGCTCGATTACGCCAACATCGAGCGGATCTGGATCGAGCGCACCGAGCAAACAGTACGGGAAGGTCGCCGGAAAGTCGAGCGCGGCGTGTTCGACCTCCACGTGATTCGGAGCACCAACGAGGGTACGACCTACGAGGACTCGATCGGCCATCTTTCGGAAAGCGAACGCGAAGTCACGGGACTCGTCTTCGCGCTCGCAGGGTATCTGGTTCACGACCTCCACGAGTCGCTGCCGTTCATCGTGATCGACTCGCTCGAAGCGCTCGATTCCGATCGGATCGCAGCGCTGGTCGAGTACTTCGGCGAGTACGCCACGTACCTCGTGGTGGCGCTCCTCCCCGAGGACGCCGCCGCACTCAGCGACGAGTACCAGCGTGTGACGGATATCTGA
- the rnhA gene encoding ribonuclease HI: MPVIECDVDNARERLTAAGVAIEPGNTDHERWRAERDGATAVAYEGKVVIQGSDPTRLAALLRETGGRAHCYFDGASRGNPGPAAIGWVIVTSEGIVDEGSERIDDTTNNRAEYEALLRVLGVAREYDFGTADVRGDSQLVVEQVRGAWNTNEPALRERRVRVRELLDGFDDWSIEHVPREANDRADGLANEAFEDE; the protein is encoded by the coding sequence ATGCCGGTCATCGAGTGCGACGTGGACAACGCCCGCGAACGCCTGACGGCCGCCGGCGTAGCGATCGAGCCTGGCAACACCGACCACGAACGCTGGCGCGCCGAGCGCGACGGCGCGACGGCGGTCGCCTACGAGGGGAAGGTCGTGATTCAGGGGAGCGATCCCACCCGCCTCGCGGCGCTGCTCCGGGAGACTGGCGGACGCGCACACTGCTATTTCGACGGCGCGTCGCGCGGCAACCCCGGACCGGCGGCGATCGGGTGGGTCATCGTCACGAGCGAGGGGATCGTCGACGAGGGCAGCGAGCGCATCGACGACACCACCAACAATCGTGCGGAGTACGAGGCTCTCCTTCGAGTACTCGGGGTCGCGCGCGAGTACGACTTCGGTACGGCCGACGTCCGCGGCGACTCCCAGCTCGTCGTCGAACAGGTCCGGGGGGCGTGGAACACCAACGAACCCGCGCTCCGCGAGCGCCGGGTTCGGGTCCGCGAACTCCTCGATGGGTTCGACGACTGGTCGATCGAACACGTCCCGCGCGAGGCGAACGATCGTGCCGACGGACTCGCCAACGAGGCGTTCGAGGATGAGTGA
- a CDS encoding SCP2 sterol-binding domain-containing protein has protein sequence MTDESAGRPADRSSTQDHEPMETRLLSLAERGRRTDGLVREHPEVLTAVVDGLLQIDTAVFVGEHPEAADQLLELLWDGLRIAAVEADLDGLSSRVTVSFVADDCSLAGHLDIDGDAGTITGGTDQAADSDVIISAPADVLVGLLAGDLDPKLGFMRGRFTIDGSTETAMALVPVLDDLSEQLPV, from the coding sequence ATGACCGACGAATCCGCCGGACGACCTGCCGACCGCTCGTCCACGCAGGACCACGAACCGATGGAAACGCGACTGTTGAGCCTCGCCGAGAGGGGGCGTCGAACCGACGGGCTCGTGCGCGAGCACCCGGAGGTTCTGACGGCCGTGGTAGATGGATTGCTGCAGATCGACACCGCCGTGTTCGTTGGTGAGCACCCCGAAGCCGCCGATCAGCTGCTGGAACTCCTGTGGGACGGGCTGCGTATCGCAGCCGTGGAAGCCGATCTCGACGGACTCTCGTCGCGTGTCACCGTCAGTTTCGTGGCCGATGACTGCTCGCTGGCGGGACACCTCGACATCGACGGAGATGCGGGAACGATCACCGGCGGCACCGATCAAGCCGCGGACAGCGACGTGATCATCTCCGCCCCGGCGGACGTACTCGTCGGGTTGCTCGCGGGCGATCTCGATCCCAAACTAGGGTTCATGCGCGGTCGATTCACGATCGACGGCTCGACCGAGACGGCAATGGCGCTCGTTCCGGTGCTAGATGACCTCTCGGAGCAATTGCCGGTGTGA
- a CDS encoding MarR family transcriptional regulator, giving the protein MSDPTAERLDGLSPSAKLVFKVLEHNASLTQKEIIQRSRLSGRTVRNALDQLERIEAVEKGVCIHDARQNRYELAVATAQPKAELDD; this is encoded by the coding sequence ATGAGTGATCCCACTGCTGAGCGGCTCGACGGCCTCTCGCCGAGTGCGAAACTCGTGTTCAAAGTCCTCGAACACAACGCCTCGCTCACACAAAAGGAGATCATTCAGCGTTCCCGACTCTCGGGACGCACCGTGCGCAACGCGCTCGATCAGCTCGAACGGATCGAGGCCGTCGAGAAGGGTGTCTGCATCCACGACGCGCGCCAGAACCGCTACGAACTCGCGGTCGCCACCGCACAACCCAAAGCCGAACTCGACGACTGA
- a CDS encoding DUF7108 family protein: MSELPTAVVDEAERLTRLARAATDGDEREACREERASVLADYGFTARVREDDTNAVLVCYPDEWIDDGTVRTDRIDDTDRAVERRLSGPGDPDDWLHVAAHNDRVVARVAERHGDVHAANARAFADFMSNHYARRIETATEAERREFRQEYFVRNAWPSAEQQSAVEQSLSLVLDAARSFATDRE, from the coding sequence ATGAGTGAGCTCCCCACCGCGGTCGTCGACGAGGCCGAACGACTCACTCGACTCGCGCGCGCGGCGACCGACGGCGATGAGCGTGAGGCGTGCCGCGAAGAACGCGCGTCCGTGCTCGCCGACTACGGCTTCACCGCACGCGTCCGTGAGGACGACACGAACGCGGTGCTCGTCTGCTATCCCGACGAGTGGATCGACGACGGAACGGTCCGGACCGACCGAATCGACGACACCGACCGTGCGGTCGAACGCCGGCTCTCGGGACCGGGCGATCCCGACGACTGGCTCCACGTCGCGGCTCACAACGACCGCGTGGTCGCCCGCGTCGCCGAACGCCACGGCGACGTTCACGCCGCGAACGCCCGTGCGTTCGCCGATTTCATGAGCAACCACTACGCCCGCCGGATCGAGACGGCGACCGAGGCCGAGCGCCGTGAGTTCCGCCAGGAGTACTTCGTCCGCAACGCGTGGCCGTCGGCCGAACAGCAATCGGCGGTCGAGCAGTCGCTCTCGCTCGTCCTTGACGCTGCACGAAGCTTCGCTACTGACAGAGAGTAA
- the nreA gene encoding DNA repair protein NreA translates to MRLDEYFEEIERDEAAERRELVKEKSYAITDYLEDVEHEFDRRVSDDALLGSTSPTIFVGRSSYPNVSTGVLSPVGNEERAADFETGGHWYDRGFSIEDVFQHRTGLVNSTQRAEVSNVADAWNGFLGTQREVAIADRPVDVEIGLDGPLDVDFEVSEQDVSSPTGPRTRAESATLTENPHVPQPVKKTLEDDDWRAAGAMNYLYNRGFDVYDINTILSAGALGQGANRRLVPTRWSITAVDDTVGKFLRGGLRNATAVDKTEVYYNEYLGNRFWIVLAPGNWEFELVEFKAPGSVWNPDPDRGMWIAADREGYDGRTSYVEETAGAYYAARLGVLEHLDERDRQASVLVCRHVTPDYWGPTGVWQVRESVRNAFGDEPGTAQSFGAALRELAPRLPVSLARLRRKSSMAAGVQSQLAEFG, encoded by the coding sequence ATGCGGCTCGATGAGTACTTCGAGGAGATCGAGCGCGATGAGGCTGCAGAGCGCCGCGAGCTGGTGAAGGAGAAGTCCTACGCGATCACCGACTACCTCGAAGACGTCGAGCACGAGTTCGACCGCCGCGTGTCCGACGACGCGCTGCTCGGCTCCACGTCGCCGACGATCTTCGTCGGCCGGTCGTCGTACCCGAACGTCTCGACGGGGGTCCTCTCGCCGGTCGGCAACGAGGAGCGCGCCGCCGACTTCGAAACCGGCGGGCACTGGTACGATCGTGGGTTCTCGATCGAGGACGTGTTCCAGCACCGGACTGGGCTCGTGAACTCGACCCAGCGCGCCGAGGTGAGCAACGTCGCCGACGCGTGGAACGGGTTTCTGGGCACCCAGCGCGAGGTCGCGATCGCCGATCGGCCTGTCGATGTCGAGATCGGTCTCGACGGTCCACTCGACGTCGATTTCGAGGTCTCCGAGCAGGACGTCTCCTCGCCGACCGGGCCGCGTACTCGGGCGGAAAGCGCGACGCTAACCGAGAACCCCCACGTCCCGCAGCCGGTGAAAAAGACCCTCGAAGACGACGACTGGCGCGCGGCGGGCGCGATGAACTACCTCTACAACCGAGGGTTCGACGTCTACGACATCAACACCATCCTGTCTGCTGGCGCGCTCGGACAAGGTGCGAACCGACGGCTCGTCCCCACGCGGTGGTCGATCACCGCGGTCGACGACACTGTCGGGAAGTTTCTCAGGGGTGGACTCCGGAACGCAACCGCGGTCGACAAGACCGAGGTGTACTACAACGAATATTTGGGAAACAGGTTCTGGATCGTGCTCGCGCCGGGCAACTGGGAGTTCGAGCTGGTGGAGTTCAAAGCCCCCGGCAGCGTCTGGAACCCCGATCCCGATCGGGGGATGTGGATCGCCGCCGACCGCGAGGGCTACGACGGCCGGACCTCATATGTGGAGGAGACCGCGGGCGCGTACTACGCCGCGCGCCTCGGCGTGCTTGAACATCTCGACGAGCGCGACCGCCAGGCCTCGGTGCTGGTCTGTCGGCACGTCACGCCCGACTACTGGGGACCCACCGGCGTCTGGCAGGTGCGCGAATCCGTTAGGAACGCCTTCGGGGACGAACCAGGCACGGCCCAGTCGTTCGGGGCGGCGCTCCGGGAGCTCGCTCCGCGACTGCCCGTCTCGCTCGCGCGCCTCCGTCGGAAGTCCTCGATGGCGGCGGGCGTCCAGTCCCAGCTGGCGGAGTTCGGGTGA
- a CDS encoding transcription initiation factor IIB translates to MTRSTRQRERQAETEHEADEREGETEGVRSCPECDSENLVKSADRGELVCDDCGLVVEEENIDPGPEWRAFNHAERQQKSRVGAPTTQTMHDKGLTTTIDWKDKDAYGRSISSKKRSQMHRLRKWQERIRTKDAGERNLQFALSEIDRMASALGVPRSVREVASVIYRRALSDDLIRGRSIEGVATSALYAACRKEGIPRSLEEISEVSRVNRKEIGRTYRYISQELGLEMRPVDPKKYVPRFCSELTLSEEVQSKANDIIETTAEKGLLSGKSPTGYAAAAIYAASLLCNEKKTQREVADVAQVTEVTIRNRYQEQIEAMGIHG, encoded by the coding sequence ATGACACGGTCCACTCGTCAACGGGAGCGGCAGGCCGAGACCGAACACGAGGCGGACGAACGGGAGGGGGAGACGGAGGGGGTACGAAGCTGTCCCGAATGTGATTCTGAAAACTTAGTCAAAAGCGCCGACCGCGGAGAACTGGTCTGTGACGACTGCGGTCTCGTCGTCGAGGAGGAGAACATCGATCCCGGTCCGGAGTGGCGCGCGTTCAACCACGCCGAACGCCAGCAGAAATCCCGCGTGGGTGCGCCGACGACCCAGACGATGCACGACAAGGGGCTGACGACGACCATCGACTGGAAGGACAAGGACGCCTACGGCCGGTCTATCTCTTCGAAGAAACGCTCACAGATGCACCGGCTCCGAAAGTGGCAAGAGCGCATCCGGACCAAGGACGCCGGCGAGCGCAACCTCCAGTTCGCCCTCTCGGAAATCGACCGGATGGCGAGTGCACTCGGCGTTCCCCGCTCGGTACGCGAGGTCGCCTCCGTCATCTACCGGCGCGCACTCTCGGACGACCTCATTCGCGGGCGCTCGATCGAGGGCGTTGCGACCTCGGCGCTGTACGCTGCCTGTCGAAAGGAAGGCATCCCCCGAAGTCTCGAAGAGATCTCGGAAGTATCGCGCGTGAATCGCAAGGAGATCGGCCGCACGTATCGCTATATCTCCCAAGAACTCGGGCTCGAAATGCGTCCCGTCGATCCGAAAAAGTACGTTCCGCGCTTCTGTTCCGAACTCACCCTCTCCGAAGAAGTCCAGTCGAAAGCCAACGACATTATCGAGACCACCGCCGAGAAGGGATTGCTCTCGGGGAAATCCCCCACTGGGTACGCTGCCGCAGCGATCTACGCCGCCTCGCTGCTCTGCAACGAGAAGAAGACCCAGCGCGAGGTCGCGGACGTCGCCCAAGTGACCGAAGTCACCATCCGGAACCGGTATCAGGAGCAGATCGAGGCGATGGGGATTCACGGGTAG